Proteins from a genomic interval of Clostridium scatologenes:
- a CDS encoding DUF2284 domain-containing protein, translating to MGINFDDLIKDALELKATYAAMADTSKIKFHEDYRKACERNVCRKYDTNWMGPPAIGPINELMDKVKKYKQGILIQTAHKLSSSFDYKGMIASGKEHNDIFVKILDHVKNKYKFEDILALKAGCCDICDRCTYLDGEECRFPDKALSSVEAYGIDVMALEKSAGIPYYNGPNTVSYVGLILFNE from the coding sequence ATGGGAATTAATTTTGATGATTTAATTAAAGATGCATTAGAATTAAAAGCTACTTATGCAGCAATGGCGGATACTTCAAAAATCAAGTTCCATGAAGATTATAGAAAAGCTTGTGAAAGAAATGTATGCCGCAAGTATGATACAAATTGGATGGGACCACCAGCTATAGGTCCCATTAATGAATTAATGGATAAAGTTAAAAAGTACAAACAAGGTATTTTAATACAAACTGCACATAAATTATCAAGTTCTTTTGACTATAAAGGTATGATAGCATCAGGTAAAGAGCATAATGACATATTCGTAAAAATACTTGATCATGTAAAGAATAAATATAAATTTGAGGATATTTTAGCATTAAAAGCAGGTTGTTGTGATATATGTGATAGGTGTACTTATCTTGATGGAGAGGAGTGTAGATTTCCTGATAAAGCGCTTTCTTCGGTGGAAGCTTATGGTATTGATGTTATGGCTTTAGAGAAAAGTGCAGGTATACCTTATTATAATGGTCCAAATACTGTTTCTTATGTAGGTTTAATACTTTTTAATGAATGA